The following are encoded together in the Lathyrus oleraceus cultivar Zhongwan6 chromosome 3, CAAS_Psat_ZW6_1.0, whole genome shotgun sequence genome:
- the LOC127129406 gene encoding protein MAIN-LIKE 2-like, translated as MSLLTMGEAHRGTVANIATYDVSRFRTRVHEFVPMDPMIQPYVELAGFGHISKIMSWSIDNKFILALCERWRPETHTFWFPTGECTVTLEDVYMLLGLRIEGKAVNGKTNYANSICMELLDTDLLDDNARGQGILLSL; from the exons atgtctttactcacaatgggcgaagcacacagaggaacagttgcaaacatcgcaacatac gatgtatcaaggtttcgaactcgagtccacgaatttgtcccaatggacccgatgattcaaccttatgttgaactcgccggttttggtcacattagcaagattatgtcttggtctatagataacaagttcattctagccttatgcgaaagatggaggccagagacacacacattttggtttccaaccggtgagtgtaccgtgacgttagaagatgtctacatgcttttaggactacgaattgaaggcaaagctgttaatggtaagaccaactatgcaaattcaatttgcatggagcttttagacactgatttgttagatgataatgctagaggtcaaggtatactactctcac TATGA
- the LOC127129407 gene encoding probable ubiquitin-conjugating enzyme E2 25: protein MDPDVIEIPPPQRTIKPHKEVIFRDVIDIDNDDDTTDLVLIGENIVESNKGKTTESVRNGSGDHQTMEDFDNIYYPPVIDKSGPSSRVESSNGYTSVSNNLINIDEDESDHLYDDDDDGFCDIIPDDYMDVDNYTLLQEHFDNANIPPGIEAPVPWLKEYNLSSKNAESSLFYPSFHIPQSDSKHSQVNGLFQPSWSFEPIKPETQGPVVGSSSVQNHLSSQLFSQVDPSKKIIDATQSRRRKLKLALGVESSTSSLSLGPSGKKKPYFFGSSTNHGSVDNSGVMKLPHGGGSPHWKLLESAKKAAGTGSISSHYSNFYGHVDGSIHFPGTEFANPWLNSSHFNPFPNYTAYPGFSNPFVPLHTTPAQMFNNPWCTVVTISDEAREEILEKFQNFKQFDTVDDTSDHYFVRTNSSTTQHSKNWVKRIQEEWKLLEKDLPDSIFVRVYESRIDLLRAVIIGAEGTPYHDGIFFFDVSFPSGFPNVPPQVYYHSGGLRLNPNLYNCGKVCLSLLNTWSGNKNEKWLPGVSTILQVLVSIQGLILNTQPYFNEPGYARLSGSAEGETRSLRYNEDTFLLSLRTMVYLIRRPPKSFEDFVKGHFCRRAQDILVACKAYKDGAQVGCLVKGGVQDVDQGDKSCSKEFKNSLAAYVDMLVKEFTQVGAKDCEKFLSSSTVSNKPLE from the exons ATGGACCCTGATGTGATCGAGATTCCACCACCACAGCGAACTATCAAGCCGCACAAAGAG GTCATTTTTCGGGATGTGATCGACATCGACAATGATGACGACACAACAGATTTAGTGTTAATTGGTGAAAACATTGTTGAAAGTAATAAGGGGAAGACAACTGAATCTGTTCGCAACGGTTCTGGTGATCATCAAACTATG GAAGACTTTGATAATATATATTATCCGCCTGTGATTGACAAATCTGGACCAAGTAGCAGGGTAGAGTCTTCCAATGGTTATACTTCTGTATCAAATAACTTAATCAACATTGATGAGGATGAGTCTGACCACTTGtatgacgatgatgatgatggCTTCTGTGATATTATTCCGGATGATTATATGGATGTAGATAATTATACTTTACTGCAGGAGCATTTTGACAATGCAAACATACCTCCTGGTATTGAGGCACCTGTTCCTTGGTTGAAGGAATACAATCTAAGTTCTAAGAATGCTGAAAGTAGTTTATTCTATCCTAGCTTTCATATTCCGCAATCTGATTCTAAACATTCTCAAGTTAATGGCTTATTTCAGCCTTCATGGTCATTTGAGCCTATTAAGCCTGAAACCCAAGGACCTGTAGTAGGTAGTTCTAGTGTGCAAAATCACTTATCTTCTCAATTATTTTCTCAAGTTGACCCTAGTAAGAAAATAATTGACGCCACACAGAGCAGGAGACGCAAGTTAAAGTTGGCATTAGGAGTGGAGTCATCTACATCTAGTTTGTCTTTGGGACCTTCTGGTAAAAAGAAGCCTTATTTTTTTGGTTCTTCAACTAACCATGGCTCTGTAGACAACTCAGGGGTCATGAAGCTGCCACATGGAGGTGGTTCACCTCATTGGAAACTACTTGAAAGTGCAAAGAAAGCAGCTGGAACTGGAAGTATCAGTTCACATTATTCAAATTTCTATGGACATGTAGATGGATCAATTCATTTTCCAGGAACTGAATTTGCAAATCCTTGGTTGAATTCTTCTCATTTTAATCCATTTCCAAATTATACAGCTTATCCAGGTTTTTCCAATCCATTTGTTCCTCTTCATACCACACCTGCGCAAATGTTCAATAACCCTTGG TGTACTGTTGTGACCATCTCTGATGAAGCCAGAGAAGAAATTCTTGAGAAATTTCAAAACTTTAAGCAATTTGACACTGTTGACGACACTTCAGACCATTACTTTGTTCGCACCAATTCTTCCACGACACAg CATTCAAAGAATTGGGTTAAAAGAATTCAGGAAGAATGGAAGTTATTGGAGAAGGATTTACCAG ATTCAATATTTGTCAGAGTTTATGAATCAAGAATAGATCTGTTGAGGGCTGTAATTATTGGAGCAGAGGGAACTCCTTATCATGATGGCATTTTCTTTTTTGATGTTTCCTTTCCAAGTGGCTTTCCCAATGTACCCCCG CAAGTCTACTACCACTCTGGTGGACTTCGGCTCAACCCAAATTTATATAATTGTGGCAAGGTGTGCCTTAGTCTACTTAACACCTGGTCTGGCAATAAGAATGAGAAGTGGCTCCCAGGTGTTTCAACAATTTTACAGGTCCTGGTCTCTATACAAGGTCTAATCTTGAATACACAGCCTTATTTTAATGAGCCTGGATATGCACGTTTGAGTGGTTCTGCTGAGGGTGAAACTAGATCCCTGCGGTATAATGAAGACACATTCCTCTTATCATTGAGGACAATGGTTTATCTGATAAGAAGGCCTCCAAAG AGTTTTGAGGACTTTGTTAAGGGGCACTTCTGCAGGCGAGCTCAGGACATTTTAGTGGCTTGTAAAGCATACAAGGATGGTGCTCAAGTTGGTTGTTTGGTGAAAGGCGGAGTTCAGGATGTTGATCAGGGTGACAAGAGCTGCTCAAAGGAGTTTAAGAATTCTTTAGCTGCATATGTGGATATGCTTGTTAAAGAGTTTACACAAGTTGGAGCCAAGGACTGTGAGAAATTCCTGTCTTCATCAACGGTAAGCAACAAGCCGTTGGAATAG